TCGGTGTTTCTGGCGTTCCTGCCGGTGTTCATGTCTGTGGAGGAGAAAagataaaagttttattatttcttcCTCTTTGCAGCAGTTAAAGGTTGAAAGTAGAAAAGTTCCTCACACTCGGTGgcgttgtgtttctttttccatcTGTAGACAAGCAGCAGAGAAACAACCAACAGCACGacaaccacagacacagagGCAACAACCAGAGGCACCCTTTTACCTGCTGGAGAGAGATCGTAGAAACATTAACAACAAATGACAACTTTAATGACAAACCACATTTTATCCACTCTGAATGATTGCTATGGTTGTCTGAGTGGTTGCTATGGTTGTATAATGGTTGCTATGGTTGTCTCGTGGTTGCTGTGGTTGCCTAGTGGTTGCTATGGTCGTCTGAATGACTTCTATGGTTGTCTAGTGGTTGCTATGGTTGTGTGAGTGGTTGGTAAGATTGTCCAGTAGTTGCTATGGTTGTCTGAGTGGTGACGTGGTTGCTATGGTTGTCTAGTGGTTGCTGTGGTTATCTAGTGGCTCCTATGGGTATCTGTGTGGTTGCTGTGGTTGTCTAGTGGTTGCTATGGTTGTCTGAGTTGTTGATAAGCTTGTCTAGTAGTTGCTATGGTTGTCTGAGTGGTTGCTATGGTTCTCTGAGTGGTTGTTATGGTTGCCTAGCAGTTGTTGTggttgctgtggttgtctgaGTGGTTGGTAAGATTGTTTAGTCGTTGCTATGGTAGTCTGAGGGGTTGTTATGGTAGTCTGAGTGGTTGCTATGGTTTTCTGAGCGGTTGCTGTGGTTGTCTAGTGGTTGTTATGGTAGTCTGAGTGGTTGTTATGGTTGCCCAGTTGTTGCTATAGTCGTCTGAGAGGTTGTTATGGTTGCCTAGTAGTTGCTGTGGTTGTCTAGTGGTTGCTATGGTGTTCTGAATGGCTTCTATGGTTGTCTCGTGGTTGCCATGGTTTTCTAGTGGTTTTTATGGTTGTCTGAGAGGTTGTTATGGTTGCCTAGTAGTTGCTGTGGTTGTCTAGTGGTTGCCATGGTTTTCTAGTGGTTTTTATGGTTGTCTGAGTTGTTGGTAAGATTGTCTAGTAGTTGCTATGGTAGTCTGAGTGGTTGCTATGGTTGTCTGAGTGGTTGCTATGGTTGTCTAGTGGTTGCTATGGTTGTTTAGTAGTTGCTATGATAGTCTGAGTCTTTGCTATGGTTGTCTGAGTGGTTGTTATGGTTGCCTAGTGGTTGCTATGGTCGTCTGAATGACTTCTATGGTTGTCTAGTGGTTTCTATGGTTGTCTAGTGGTTTCTATGGTTGTCTGAGTGGTTGGTAAGATTGTCCAGTAGTTGCTATGGTTGTCTGAGTGGTGACGTGGTTGCTATGGTTGTCTAGTGGTTCTTATGGTTGTCTGAGTGGTTCGTCTGAGTCTTTGCTATGGTTGTCTGAGTGGTTGTTATGGTTGCCTAGTGGTTGCTATGGTCGTCTGAATGACTTCTATGGTTGTCTAGTGGTTGCTATGGTTGTGTGAGTGGTTGGTAAGATTGTCCAGTAGTTGCTATGGTTGTCTGAGTGGTGACGTGGTTGCTATGGTTGTCTAGTGGTTCTTATGGTTGTCTGAGTGGTTACTATGGTTGTCTCGTGGTTTCTATGGTTGTCTCGTGGTTGCTATGGTTTTCTAGTGGTTGCTGTGATTGTCTAGTGGTTGCTATGGTTGTCTAGAGGTTGCTGTGGTTGTCTAGTGGTTGCTGTGGTTGTGTAGTGGTTGTGATGGTAGTTTCGTGGTTGCTATGGTTGTCTAGTGGTTGTTACGGTTTTCTAGTGGTTGCAATGGTCGTCTGAGCAGTTGCTATGATAGTCTGAGTGGTTGCTATGGTGTTCTGAGTGATTGCTATGGTAGTCTGAGTAGTTGCTATGATTGTCTAGTGGTTGGTAAGTTTGTGTAGTGGTTGCTATGTTTGTCTAATGTTTGCTATGGTTGTCTCATGGTTGTTATGGTTGCCTAGTGGTTGCTGTGGTTTTCTAGTAGTTGCTATGGTTGTGTCGTGGTTGGTATGTTTGTCTGAGTGGTTGCTATGGTTTTCTAGTGATTGCTATGGTCATCTAGTAGTTGCTATGATGTTCTGAGTGGTTGCTATGGTCATCTGAGTGGTTGTTTTGGTTGTCTCATGGTTGCTATGGCAGTGAGTTGGTTTCCAAGTTATTTCCTTAGTGGTTCCTATGATTCTTAATAGGGTGTTTGCTTCGTTGTTGTTTTGATTGATGCAATGGTGACTGGCAGAGTAAATTGTTAGCGCTTGCTCTGGTGGTATGTTGCTTCTTTTGTGGTTGCTTGGATTCTGAGCGGTAAGAAAGGTGGTTGTTGGTGGTTGCTAAAGTGGTTACTTGGTAACCCTCACCCAAATCCATTGCATAGTGGTTGCTACGTTGGTAAGTTGCTTGTCTAGTGGTTGCTATGTTTTCTGAGCGGTTGCATATTGGTCGCTAAGGTGGTTGCTAGGTGGTTGGTTGGCCGTTTTCATTGTGGTTGCTGTGGTGGTTGCTCGGATGGTTGCTCGGGTTTACTGCATGGTTCCTCAgttgtttgattgattgattttatccATCATACTTAGACTGATAATACCTGGATACTAAGAAGACTATTTTCATTGAGCTGCttcatcaaaaacatcaaatcataTCTTTTTAACAAAGCATAGATGCTTTCCTTTGCAGATCTCAGAACCTTGTCGTGTTTTTAGATTGTTTTCTCTTTACTGCGCTGCTGTTTTTGACTCACCGCCTGCAACTATGATCTCAAACTGCCGACAGGCATTGTTGTCTTGCCGTCGTCCGACTCCACACCTGTACGTTCCCGAGTCTGACCCACTGACCTGTCCAATGGTCACATTAAAGTACGACTGGTCCCCAAACTCGATGCTGTATCTGTCGCTGGAGGCTTTGGGGTCGTTGGTGTCGAAGAGGAAGTTCTTACAGTCGTCCCTGCAGAGGAACttcctgttttgctgttgtacAAACAGCGAGCATCTGACGGTGATTTCTCCTCCTTCAGTGGTTCTGTAGACTCTGGGCTCTGCAGAGTCGACGCCTCCATCACACAGATCTGTCCAACAGGAAGTTCATCATTAAAATGACATCAGAACTCATCATTAGTTCTCCACAACATTGATCTACTTTTACGTCTGAATTCTCTGGAACTGCATTTATTGCctttctctgcagtttcctaAATCTAACTTCCCTTTTCCTTTGACCAGTGAACTTTTACTCTGATTGGTTGTGGCTTCCTCAGGATCCTGTACTTGACATAGCATTTCTAAACCCTGGTTTCTCATCTTTGTGGTtctaaataactaaataaaacaaacctgGGAGTGGTGACGAACCGTTACGGAGTTATTTTAGGCACAATTGTTATCCTGAGTTTAACTacaataaaagatgcaaaaatgacaccaaaacatacaaaaatttcacttaaagatacaaaaatgagacttaaatatagaaaaatcacacaaaaggaTACAACAATTACatgaaaaaacactaaaatgaccctgaaagatgcaaaaatgacatgaacggacacaaaaatacactaaaggatgaaaaaatatattgtaagattcagaaatgacactgaaagatgctaaatgaaagtaaaatacagaaaatgacacaaaacatgcaaaaattacaagaagcaaaaatacagacaatgatgcaaaaatcacaagaaaagatgcaaaaattactctaaaattcagaaaaatgacaaaaaactgcaaaaatgaaactGTGACGAACAGGGCCGTCCGTCACGTATGTTTACACCTTACACACGACACTTTATATCTTCACTTAGTGTTTTAATGCACCCAGCACTTTGAGAAAGCTAATTGGTACGTAAATAATTTGCACACGACTGtcggttttaaatattttattaaacatttttttattgaggTTGCCCGCGGGTCTGGTCCGGTGGCGTCACCTCCGGTGATGGTGGCGGCCGGGTCTGCGGAGGCAACATGGCAATTGAGATTGGAATGTACAATATTGTGTGATAGTTTTAAATTGGTTGTTCTCTTAGCGTGGTGTGCATGCGGTGAATGTATTGAGTGTCGTGGAGGGGtgggtgtgtgagtgagtgGTCTGTGCAGTTTAACCTACCGTTTCCTCTTGTGTCCAGGTGCGTCTGGCCAAAAGAGTCCCCGGGGAGCCAGACGCCCCAAAAGACTGTTCCGGGCTGGACCAAGGGGAGGGACACGGAAGGGGTGGCTGCAATagttttaactttatattttgttgttggaTTAAGTTTGGTGGTTTTAGTTGGGTTAGTTTGCgttagttattttttgtttactttattttggGGTATGGTTTATGTTGGAGGGTTTTTAACTCAGTTTTAACAGCTAAGGTTAAGACGATCCACCTGCGGCGTTTTATTGGTTGATTCCTGTTGAGCAGACCAGTCATAGAGGTGGCTTTATCCCTCATTCGgggttctgctgctgcagaagcCACTGCTTCTGACCTCCAAGGCACCTTAAGGCATTTGCACTTTGGTACTTGCACGTTTGGcaaataaagggaaaaaaaaagagataagaAGTGGACCACTGAAATGCTGCCTACGCCTGCTTTTGTACCGCTGTTTTTCCACTGCCtgatcacaaaacaaaaaattgcaaaaatcacaacacatgattcaaaaatcacaagaaaagatgcaaaaatgacactaaaatacaaaaaatgacagataaagatgcaaaaatgaaacaaaacaatgcaaaaatgacactaaatcaatagaaaagtgacactaaaaaatgctgaaatgacaCTAGAGATggtaaaattacactaaaagacGTATAAATGACTCGACCAGATGCTGGTCGCAGATGTCTGATGACCTTCAGTAAAACTCACCTTTGACTCGAAGTATAAGCTCCTGGAAGCTCTGAGAGGACAAAGATCCTTTGATACCAACTCTATATCTCCCGGTGTCCTCCTTCCTCAGCCCTGTAACGACCACCTGGAGTTTCCCTTGGCTCTGGTCGTATCTGATGGTGAATCTGCCGCTCACCGCTTGGTTTCCTTCAGTCTCTATCAGGACGTCTTCAGGGTCACACTCATTCCTGCACAGAAACTTCAAGCTCCCCTGAACCACTCCAGGAAAGTTAAACTCCGCTCTGAGAACCTCTCCTTCCAGTTTTAGGAAGTAACTTTGTGCAGGGCCGACATTTGCTTTCAGTATCGCTGCAGATTAGATTAAACCAGATTAGATGTAATAGTTTACATTCTCCAGCAGCTGTTGTACTTCAAGGTTCATACAGACAATAAAACGGtttaaaattacaagaaaagctgcaaaagtTCCACTAAAATACAGAATAATTTCAAAAAGGTTTCATACAGACACTGAAATGGTATTTCTACATCACACTTGgcctgcttttgtttgtttttttgctcgaGAATCTAAATTAGGTCAAATTTCTTACAGACACAAATACCAGATATTCAAAGACTTTTAGACACAATTAAATGACCGAAATGAACTAAATGCTTCTGTGATTTGGAGACAACAGCCTGGAAACTGGAGAAAATGTTCAGGTATTGATATTTTTGCCAAAATGACACTACAAGCTGCAAAAACgacatgaaaagacacaaaaatgacaagaaaagacCCAAAAATTgcaagaaaagatgcaaaaatgagattataagacacaaaaatgacagaaaagatgcaacaatgacactaaaatacagaaaaatgacagaaaaagatgcaaaaatgaagcaaaacaatgcaaaaatgacactaaatcaATAGAAAAGTGACACTAACAGATTGTAAAGTGACACTAAAAGACGTATAAATGAACCAGATGCTGGTCGCAGATGTCTGATGACCTtcaatctttcttgccatcagcagtcaggctattcaattcaaaattaaacagataagaagcCTGACagctgaatttccctttggggatgaataaagtgattctgattcagTAAAACTCACCTCTGACTTCAAGTAGAAACTCCTGGAAGCTCTGAGAGGACGAAGATCCTCTGATACCAACTCTGTATCTCCCGGTGTCCTCCTTCCTCAGCCCTGTGACGACCACGTGGAGTTTCCCTTGGCTCTGGTCGTATCTGATGGTGAATCTGTCGCTCACTGCTCGGTTTCCTTCAGTCTCTATCAGGACGTCTCCAGGGTTACACTCATTCCTGCACAGAAACTTCTTGCTCCCCACAGGCACTCCAGGAAAGTTAAACTGCTCTCTGAGAGCTTCTCCTTCCATTTTTTGGAGGAATCTTAAATCATTTGAGTCCAGTATCGCGGCTGAAACACAGAATAATCCAGATTAGATGTAATAGTTTACATTCTCCAGCAGCTGTTGTACTTCAAGGTTcatacagacaataaaacagtttaaaattacaagaaaagctgcaaaagtTCCACTAAAATACAGAATAATTTCAAAAAGGTTTCATACAGACACTGAAATGGTATTTCTACGTCACACTTGgcctgcttttgtttgtttttttgctcgaGAATCTAAATTAGGTCAAATTTCTTACAGACACAAATACCAGATATTCAAAGACTTTTCGACACAATTAAATGACCGAAGCGAACTAAATGCTTCTGTGATTTGGAGACAACAGCCTGGAAACTGGAGAAAATGTTCAGGTATTGATATTTTTTGCCAAAATGACACTACAAGCTGCAAAAACgacatgaaaagacacaaaaatgacaagaaaagacCCAAAAATTgcaagaaagatgcaaaaatgagattataagacaaaaaaatgacagaaaagatgcaaaaatgacactataacacaaaaaaattgcaaGAAAAGATGcgaaaaattacactaaaattcagaaaaatgacagataaagatgcaaaaatgaagcaaaacaatgcaaaaatgac
The window above is part of the Acanthochromis polyacanthus isolate Apoly-LR-REF ecotype Palm Island chromosome 6, KAUST_Apoly_ChrSc, whole genome shotgun sequence genome. Proteins encoded here:
- the LOC110972248 gene encoding polymeric immunoglobulin receptor-like isoform X2; its protein translation is MNVQQLLIFCLSAAILDSNLSAAQKVFIKLEGEVLREQFNFPGVLQGSKKFLCRNECNPGDVLIETEGNRAVSDRFTIRYDQSQGKLHVVVTGLRKEDTGRYRVGIKGSLSSQSFQELILRVKDLCDGGVDSAEPRVYRTTEGGEITVRCSLFVQQQNRKFLCRDDCKNFLFDTNDPKASSDRYSIEFGDQSYFNVTIGQVSGSDSGTYRCGVGRRQDNNACRQFEIIVAGAGKRVPLVVASVSVVVVLLVVSLLLVYRWKKKHNATEYMNTGRNARNTEVETYDDCDGGLRLDASTYQELDVQRMEENLYSSLEILPNSHR